From one Flavobacterium kingsejongi genomic stretch:
- the pepT gene encoding peptidase T: MQHIIDRFISYVTVDTESDASSDTTPSTAKQWDLANQLVDELKAIGLTEVTIDENAYIMATLASNVDHDVPVIGFISHFDTTPDFTGANVKPQIIPNYDGGDIVLNKELNIILSPNYFSDLLQYKGQTLITTDGTTLLGADDKAGITEIVTAMEFLVKNPQIKHGKIRIGFTPDEEIGRGAHKFDVEKFGAECAYTMDGSQIGELEYENFNAAGAKITFKGKSVHPGYAKGKMINSMLIANKFISKLPKEEVPERTRGYEGFFHVHHIKGEIEETVLELIIRDHDKRKFEKRKELLHKITKKINKKFAKQFGEDIVTTEIKDQYYNMKEKVEPVIHIVDIAEQAMKELGIKPLIKPIRGGTDGCQLSYKGLPCPNIFAGGHNFHGKYEYVPVESMQKAVEVIVKIAEITATKK; the protein is encoded by the coding sequence ATGCAGCACATTATAGACCGTTTCATCAGTTATGTAACTGTGGATACGGAATCTGACGCCAGTTCAGACACTACACCCAGTACAGCCAAACAATGGGATTTAGCCAATCAGTTGGTTGACGAATTAAAAGCCATTGGATTAACCGAAGTTACTATTGACGAAAACGCCTATATTATGGCAACACTGGCTTCCAATGTAGATCACGATGTTCCCGTTATAGGATTCATCTCTCATTTTGACACTACCCCTGATTTTACCGGAGCCAATGTAAAACCTCAGATCATCCCTAATTATGATGGAGGAGATATCGTCCTGAACAAGGAACTGAATATTATATTATCCCCAAACTATTTCAGCGACCTGCTACAATACAAAGGACAAACCCTGATTACGACTGACGGAACAACACTTCTGGGTGCTGATGATAAAGCGGGAATTACCGAAATTGTTACTGCAATGGAATTTTTGGTAAAAAACCCACAAATCAAACACGGAAAAATCAGGATTGGTTTTACTCCGGATGAAGAAATTGGGCGTGGCGCCCATAAATTTGATGTAGAGAAATTCGGTGCTGAATGTGCTTATACTATGGATGGTAGCCAGATTGGTGAACTCGAATATGAAAACTTTAATGCTGCAGGTGCCAAGATTACCTTTAAAGGCAAAAGTGTACACCCAGGTTATGCAAAAGGCAAAATGATCAACTCCATGTTGATTGCCAATAAATTCATCTCAAAACTGCCAAAAGAAGAAGTGCCGGAAAGAACACGAGGTTATGAAGGCTTCTTTCATGTGCACCACATCAAGGGTGAAATCGAAGAAACCGTTTTGGAACTGATCATCAGGGATCATGATAAAAGGAAATTCGAAAAAAGAAAAGAACTCCTGCATAAGATCACCAAAAAAATAAACAAGAAATTTGCAAAACAATTTGGTGAAGACATCGTAACTACTGAAATCAAAGATCAGTATTACAATATGAAAGAAAAAGTAGAGCCGGTAATCCATATTGTGGATATTGCAGAACAGGCAATGAAAGAATTGGGTATCAAACCCCTGATCAAACCTATTCGCGGTGGCACAGACGGTTGTCAGCTGTCATACAAAGGGCTTCCCTGCCCTAATATTTTTGCTGGCGGCCATAATTTCCATGGAAAATACGAATATGTTCCTGTAGAAAGTATGCAGAAAGCCGTTGAAGTAATTGTGAAGATTGCTGAGATCACAGCTACTAAAAAATAA
- a CDS encoding helix-turn-helix domain-containing protein — MTTIIFGALLYQKLPMPVPRPISKRKLLLNATQHNVLYTALESLFKEQKVYKNKNLNVDVLAIRLGSNRHYISEALNVYGKKTFYEFLNTYRIQEVTTHLDQQLQKAQKISLLSICMESGFSNKASFNQYFKKIHGMTPSAYVKEKKIAIGTI, encoded by the coding sequence ATGACTACTATTATATTTGGCGCTTTATTATACCAAAAGCTCCCGATGCCTGTTCCACGCCCTATTTCAAAAAGAAAGCTATTATTGAACGCCACACAGCACAATGTACTTTATACTGCTCTGGAAAGCCTTTTTAAGGAACAAAAAGTCTATAAAAATAAAAATCTGAATGTGGACGTACTGGCGATTCGGCTGGGAAGCAACCGTCATTATATTTCCGAAGCCCTAAATGTATACGGCAAAAAAACATTTTATGAATTCCTAAACACCTATAGGATTCAGGAAGTAACCACACATTTGGATCAACAGCTCCAGAAAGCACAAAAGATCTCATTGCTTTCCATTTGTATGGAATCCGGATTCAGTAACAAAGCATCTTTCAACCAGTATTTTAAAAAAATACATGGCATGACACCTTCCGCTTATGTAAAGGAAAAGAAAATCGCTATCGGGACTATTTAA
- the yajC gene encoding preprotein translocase subunit YajC, translating into MDQVIKFAPYLLMFAVVYFLMILPQQKKAKQEKNFESDLKTGDKIITKSGLHGKISELGETTIVIETMSGKLKLERSAISMEMTKRLNTPVVKK; encoded by the coding sequence ATGGATCAAGTAATTAAATTTGCACCCTACCTTTTAATGTTCGCTGTAGTCTATTTCTTAATGATTTTACCGCAACAGAAAAAAGCAAAACAAGAAAAAAATTTCGAAAGCGATTTAAAAACCGGTGATAAAATCATTACAAAAAGTGGTCTTCACGGGAAAATTTCTGAACTTGGAGAAACTACAATCGTAATTGAAACTATGTCTGGAAAATTGAAATTAGAGCGTTCTGCTATTTCAATGGAAATGACAAAAAGACTCAATACACCAGTAGTTAAAAAATAA
- the guaB gene encoding IMP dehydrogenase, whose translation MKAHNDKIIGEGLTYDDVLLVPNYSEVLPREVSIKSKFSRNITLNVPIVSAAMDTVTESAMAIAMAQEGGIGVLHKNMTIEQQAAKVRKVKRAESGMIIDPVTLPLSSTVADAKNVMKEFGIGGIPIVDEAKVLKGIVTNRDLRFEKNNSRPIVEVMTSENLVTVAEGTSLEEAEVILQGHKIEKLPVVNTKYELVGLITFRDITKLTQKPIANKDVYGRLRVAAAIGVTGDAVERAEALVGAGVDAIIIDTAHGHTQGVVNVLKLVKSKFPDVDVIVGNIATPEAAKYLVENGADGVKVGIGPGSICTTRVVAGVGFPQFSAVLEVAAAIKGSGVPVIADGGIRYTGDIPKAIAAGADCVMLGSLLAGTKESPGETIIFEGRKFKSYRGMGSVEAMKEGSKDRYFQDVEDDVKKLVPEGIVGRVPYKGELNESMLQFIGGLRAGMGYCGSKDIPTLQETGRFVRITASGINESHPHDVTITKEAPNYSR comes from the coding sequence ATGAAAGCACATAACGATAAAATCATCGGTGAAGGATTAACTTACGATGATGTTCTTCTGGTTCCCAACTATTCAGAAGTACTTCCCAGAGAAGTAAGTATCAAATCAAAATTTTCCCGTAATATTACTTTAAACGTACCAATTGTTTCCGCAGCTATGGATACTGTTACCGAAAGCGCAATGGCTATCGCTATGGCTCAGGAAGGTGGTATTGGGGTTTTACATAAAAACATGACTATTGAGCAGCAGGCTGCTAAAGTACGCAAGGTAAAAAGAGCGGAATCCGGAATGATTATCGATCCGGTAACACTGCCTTTATCTTCTACAGTAGCGGATGCTAAAAATGTAATGAAAGAATTTGGCATCGGAGGTATTCCGATTGTAGATGAAGCTAAAGTACTGAAAGGGATTGTTACTAATCGTGACCTTCGCTTTGAAAAAAACAACAGCCGTCCAATTGTAGAGGTAATGACCAGCGAAAACCTGGTTACTGTTGCCGAGGGAACTTCTTTGGAAGAAGCAGAAGTTATCCTGCAAGGCCATAAAATTGAAAAATTACCGGTAGTAAATACCAAATACGAATTAGTAGGACTGATTACCTTCCGTGATATTACGAAACTTACCCAAAAACCAATTGCGAATAAAGATGTTTACGGACGTTTGCGTGTTGCGGCTGCTATTGGTGTAACCGGAGATGCTGTAGAACGTGCAGAAGCGCTGGTAGGAGCTGGTGTAGATGCAATCATTATCGATACGGCACACGGGCATACTCAGGGCGTTGTGAATGTATTGAAACTCGTTAAGAGCAAATTCCCGGATGTTGATGTAATCGTAGGTAATATCGCGACGCCGGAAGCCGCTAAATATTTAGTAGAAAATGGGGCAGATGGTGTAAAAGTAGGAATTGGGCCCGGATCAATCTGTACGACCCGTGTGGTAGCAGGCGTTGGTTTTCCTCAGTTCTCTGCAGTACTTGAAGTGGCTGCTGCGATAAAAGGCAGTGGTGTTCCGGTAATTGCCGATGGTGGAATCCGTTATACCGGTGATATTCCAAAAGCAATTGCTGCGGGAGCGGACTGTGTAATGTTGGGTTCGCTTTTAGCAGGGACAAAAGAATCACCTGGAGAAACTATTATTTTCGAAGGGCGTAAATTTAAATCCTATCGTGGAATGGGGTCAGTAGAAGCGATGAAAGAAGGATCTAAAGACCGTTATTTCCAGGATGTAGAAGATGATGTTAAAAAACTGGTACCGGAAGGAATTGTAGGAAGGGTACCTTATAAAGGGGAACTGAACGAAAGTATGCTGCAGTTCATCGGTGGATTACGTGCCGGTATGGGCTACTGTGGTTCTAAAGATATTCCAACCTTACAGGAAACAGGGCGTTTTGTACGCATCACGGCCAGTGGTATCAATGAAAGCCATCCACATGACGTTACTATTACAAAAGAAGCACCGAATTATTCCAGATAA
- a CDS encoding DUF3307 domain-containing protein, with amino-acid sequence MILFIKLFLAHLLGDFLLQPNSWVADKERNKGKSLYLYLHCLLHGALAWLFVFELDFGPYALLLAVVHGIIDWAKLEYQNPQNKRRWFLVDQALHLAVIIGITFLWNHDYFELEPLMQNQFWIISTAGLFLTNPSSILIKNIISIWTPENNTDDYSLQNTGNYIGILERLFVLCFILTGHFEATGFLLGAKSIFRFGDLRMARDRKLTEYVLIGTLISFGVAIGTALLCQFFLNNLAVNLLD; translated from the coding sequence ATGATTCTCTTTATCAAACTCTTTTTAGCACATCTTTTAGGCGACTTCCTTTTACAACCGAATTCCTGGGTTGCGGATAAAGAACGCAACAAAGGAAAAAGCCTGTATTTATACCTGCATTGCCTCCTGCATGGTGCGCTGGCGTGGCTATTTGTTTTTGAATTGGATTTTGGGCCGTATGCGTTATTGCTCGCCGTAGTACATGGTATAATTGACTGGGCAAAACTGGAATACCAAAATCCTCAGAATAAAAGACGTTGGTTTTTGGTGGATCAGGCATTGCATCTTGCGGTAATCATTGGAATTACTTTTTTATGGAATCATGACTACTTCGAATTGGAGCCCCTCATGCAAAATCAATTCTGGATTATTAGCACTGCAGGGCTTTTTCTGACCAACCCCTCTTCCATCCTGATTAAAAATATCATTTCCATCTGGACGCCAGAAAACAATACCGATGATTATTCCTTACAAAATACAGGGAATTACATCGGTATTTTAGAACGTTTATTTGTTTTATGTTTTATCCTTACCGGACATTTCGAAGCTACTGGTTTTCTATTAGGAGCCAAATCCATCTTCCGTTTTGGGGATCTTCGTATGGCCCGGGATCGTAAGCTTACCGAATATGTACTGATCGGAACACTGATCAGTTTCGGGGTTGCTATTGGAACAGCTCTACTTTGCCAGTTTTTTTTGAATAATCTTGCGGTTAATCTGCTTGATTAA
- a CDS encoding cation:proton antiporter — MTPVEQLVDTTHHLYPLISDLGLILMTAGVSVLLFKKIRQPLVLGYLVAGFLAGPHFLFFPSVKEIHSVEVWAEIGVIFLLFSLGLEFSFKKLMKVGGTASITAITQIVTMIFLGYLTGQWMGWSQMDSIFLGAILSMSSTTIILRAFDELNVKGKKFAGIVFGALIVEDIVAILLMVLLSTISVSQQFSGSELVESVLKLLFFLILWFIGGIFFIPTLLKKAKNLLNEETLLITSLALCLMMVILATKAGFSPALGAFIMGSIIAETTQAERIEHLIKPVKDLFGAVFFVSVGMLINPDALVEYAIPVLIITLITIFGKTFSTTAGALISGQPLKQSVQSGMSLAQIGEFSFIIATLGMTLNVTSDFLYPIVVAVSAVTTFTTPFMIKMSIPVYNKIEQLLPEKWVSNIANYSTNSQSLKSKSNWQLVLKAQLIQIVINSVIIIAIILLSNRYILPMVADSKFGNAAGALITLIILAPFLWALSFRKLADKAMEALEKERKYRGPLLMLIFIRIALALFFVGFLLNNFFSPIVAFIALVVAMSVYFLLPKQLHAQYYRIEKHFLKNFHDREIAEAQKSRNDLTPWDGHMANFMIAKESNLAGKKLQDLKIREELGVNIAFIKRGEIMIYVPTRNERLFPGDEICVIGSDEQVQNFKSYLDQNEIEIPKSVADVQIVLRQIELTDEEFIGKDIRQSQLREKTGGLIVGIERNGERILNPESHLMLERNDILWIVGDKKRIAEVFPA, encoded by the coding sequence ATGACCCCTGTAGAACAATTAGTGGATACTACACATCACTTATATCCTTTAATCAGCGATTTGGGTTTAATACTAATGACTGCCGGAGTTTCGGTTTTACTGTTTAAAAAAATCAGGCAGCCCCTCGTTTTGGGGTACCTGGTAGCCGGATTTTTAGCTGGTCCGCATTTTCTTTTTTTTCCTTCTGTAAAGGAAATACACAGCGTTGAGGTTTGGGCTGAAATTGGGGTTATTTTCCTCCTTTTCAGCCTGGGGCTTGAATTCAGTTTTAAAAAACTCATGAAAGTCGGCGGCACTGCCTCGATTACTGCTATCACCCAGATTGTCACGATGATATTCCTGGGCTACCTGACCGGTCAATGGATGGGCTGGTCCCAAATGGACAGTATTTTTTTGGGGGCAATTTTATCCATGTCCTCCACTACCATCATATTAAGGGCCTTTGACGAATTAAATGTCAAAGGAAAAAAGTTTGCCGGAATTGTATTTGGTGCCCTGATTGTTGAAGATATCGTAGCCATTCTCCTCATGGTCCTTCTCTCTACTATTTCCGTCAGCCAGCAGTTTTCCGGCTCCGAACTGGTCGAATCCGTTTTAAAACTCCTGTTTTTCCTGATCTTATGGTTTATCGGTGGTATCTTTTTTATCCCTACCTTATTGAAAAAGGCAAAAAACCTACTCAATGAAGAAACCCTGTTGATAACCTCATTAGCATTGTGCCTTATGATGGTTATTTTAGCTACCAAAGCCGGGTTTTCACCTGCATTGGGTGCGTTTATCATGGGATCCATTATTGCCGAAACCACACAGGCAGAACGTATTGAACACCTTATAAAACCAGTAAAAGATCTTTTTGGTGCTGTCTTTTTTGTATCCGTCGGGATGCTGATCAATCCGGATGCCCTTGTAGAATATGCCATTCCGGTACTTATCATTACGCTGATTACAATCTTTGGAAAAACATTCAGTACTACTGCCGGCGCATTGATCTCCGGACAACCGTTAAAACAATCGGTACAATCCGGTATGAGCCTGGCGCAAATCGGGGAATTCTCCTTTATCATTGCAACATTGGGTATGACCCTCAATGTGACCAGTGACTTTCTTTACCCCATTGTAGTAGCTGTATCTGCCGTAACCACATTCACGACGCCTTTCATGATCAAGATGTCGATTCCGGTGTACAATAAAATAGAACAATTATTACCCGAAAAATGGGTTTCCAATATCGCCAATTACAGTACAAACTCCCAGTCGCTCAAATCCAAAAGCAACTGGCAACTGGTACTAAAGGCACAATTGATTCAAATCGTTATCAACTCTGTTATTATCATTGCCATCATTCTGCTTTCCAACAGGTATATTTTGCCAATGGTTGCTGATTCGAAGTTTGGAAATGCTGCCGGTGCCCTCATTACCTTAATTATATTAGCCCCATTCCTTTGGGCTTTATCCTTCCGGAAATTAGCAGACAAAGCAATGGAAGCCCTGGAAAAAGAACGCAAATATCGTGGCCCTTTACTAATGCTGATTTTTATCCGCATTGCATTGGCACTCTTTTTTGTAGGATTTCTGCTTAATAATTTCTTTTCGCCTATAGTGGCCTTTATTGCACTGGTTGTAGCAATGTCTGTGTATTTTCTTTTGCCCAAACAACTGCATGCACAATACTACCGGATTGAAAAACACTTCCTGAAAAATTTCCACGATCGTGAAATTGCAGAAGCCCAAAAAAGCAGGAATGACCTTACCCCCTGGGATGGACACATGGCTAATTTTATGATTGCCAAAGAATCCAATCTTGCCGGAAAAAAATTGCAGGATCTTAAAATACGGGAAGAACTGGGCGTTAATATTGCCTTTATTAAAAGGGGGGAAATCATGATTTATGTTCCCACCCGAAATGAGCGTCTTTTCCCAGGTGATGAAATTTGTGTCATCGGTAGTGACGAACAGGTTCAGAATTTCAAATCCTACCTGGATCAAAACGAAATTGAAATTCCCAAATCAGTTGCAGATGTCCAGATCGTTTTACGCCAAATTGAGCTTACCGATGAGGAATTCATTGGTAAAGACATACGACAGTCCCAGCTGCGTGAAAAAACCGGCGGCCTCATTGTTGGTATCGAACGGAACGGGGAACGGATCCTCAATCCGGAATCACACCTCATGCTGGAACGAAACGACATTTTATGGATTGTTGGAGACAAAAAAAGAATAGCAGAAGTATTTCCTGCGTGA
- a CDS encoding quinone-dependent dihydroorotate dehydrogenase, with amino-acid sequence MYKSLLRPVLFKFDPEKIHHFTFSLVRFTYKIPGIRQLLNSLYEVHSPLLETEVFGLKFKNPVGLAAGFDKDAKLYKELSNLGFGFIEIGTLTPKAQEGNPKQRLFRLREDSAIINRMGFNNGGVLEAVERLRKNNGVLIGGNIGKNKVTANEEAVSDYEICFDALYDVVDYFVVNVSSPNTPNLRALQDKEPLTQLLQTLQQKNLLKPKQKPILLKIAPDLTDEQLLDIIDIVKETGISGVIATNTTISREGLQSANREEMGGLSGKPLGKRATEVIRFLSEKSNKSFPIIGVGGIHSADDALEKLEAGASLVQLYTGFIYEGPALIKQINRKIIQKKLAK; translated from the coding sequence ATGTACAAATCATTACTGCGTCCGGTTCTTTTTAAATTTGATCCTGAAAAAATTCATCATTTTACGTTTTCGTTAGTCCGTTTTACCTATAAGATTCCGGGAATACGCCAATTGCTGAACAGCCTGTATGAAGTGCATAGCCCATTATTGGAAACCGAAGTTTTTGGTTTGAAATTTAAAAATCCAGTGGGGCTTGCGGCTGGATTTGATAAAGATGCCAAACTGTATAAAGAGCTTTCCAACCTTGGTTTTGGGTTCATAGAAATTGGGACATTAACTCCGAAAGCACAGGAAGGCAATCCAAAACAGCGGCTGTTCCGCCTTCGCGAAGACAGTGCAATCATCAACCGGATGGGATTTAATAATGGCGGTGTTTTGGAAGCTGTGGAGCGACTGAGAAAAAATAATGGGGTGCTGATTGGCGGTAATATTGGAAAGAATAAAGTGACCGCGAATGAAGAGGCTGTTTCGGATTATGAGATCTGTTTTGATGCGCTTTATGACGTGGTAGATTATTTTGTAGTGAATGTAAGTTCTCCAAATACACCCAATTTAAGGGCTTTACAGGATAAAGAACCGCTGACTCAATTATTGCAGACACTACAGCAAAAAAATCTGCTGAAGCCGAAACAAAAGCCTATTTTATTAAAAATTGCTCCGGATTTAACCGATGAACAGTTGCTTGACATTATTGATATTGTAAAAGAAACTGGTATTTCGGGTGTAATTGCAACCAATACTACAATCTCCAGGGAAGGATTACAATCGGCCAACCGGGAGGAAATGGGAGGCTTAAGTGGGAAGCCACTTGGGAAAAGAGCGACGGAAGTGATTCGGTTCCTGTCCGAAAAAAGCAATAAATCGTTTCCTATTATTGGTGTCGGCGGTATTCATTCTGCTGATGATGCGCTGGAAAAACTGGAAGCTGGGGCTAGTTTGGTACAACTTTATACCGGATTTATATATGAAGGCCCGGCTTTAATCAAGCAGATTAACCGCAAGATTATTCAAAAAAAACTGGCAAAGTAG
- a CDS encoding toxin-antitoxin system YwqK family antitoxin codes for MLLKNPAALILPMKNSLLLLFLSAVQFLNAQSNDTLLTKKGDVVYYDFNGKVASRLTFVNNLPQNGSATRFYFSNRHYIRTFYTNGKITKIQNAVNNYIQQEEIIQDNESRQVTRFYPNSKVRFSYRTHKGHLDGTIRHYNEKGTLLYEALLHEGHFSNGTLWILNMDYDGYKGTQADYIVLKHYTLRTIIEGHIVANTIVFFIKTITHNPLHPDLTDYFLSPEDLYDNMIISHDLRDLRLRN; via the coding sequence ATGCTGCTGAAAAACCCGGCAGCATTGATTTTACCCATGAAAAATAGCCTATTATTGTTATTCCTGTCAGCGGTTCAATTCCTAAATGCACAAAGCAATGACACGCTCCTTACAAAAAAAGGAGATGTCGTTTATTATGATTTCAATGGAAAAGTAGCATCCCGTTTGACATTTGTAAATAACCTACCCCAAAATGGTAGTGCTACCCGGTTTTATTTTTCCAACCGGCATTACATTCGTACTTTTTACACCAACGGCAAGATTACTAAAATTCAAAATGCGGTAAATAACTACATCCAGCAAGAAGAAATTATTCAGGATAATGAGAGTAGACAGGTCACACGCTTTTATCCCAATAGCAAAGTACGTTTTTCCTATCGCACACACAAAGGGCACCTGGATGGTACCATCCGGCACTACAATGAAAAGGGTACACTTTTATACGAGGCCCTATTACACGAAGGCCATTTTAGCAACGGGACACTTTGGATACTGAATATGGATTACGATGGATACAAAGGAACACAGGCCGATTATATTGTACTAAAACACTATACTCTAAGAACAATCATCGAAGGCCATATAGTCGCGAATACTATCGTTTTTTTCATTAAAACAATAACACATAACCCTTTACATCCAGACCTTACCGATTACTTCCTGTCCCCAGAAGACCTATATGACAATATGATTATTTCCCATGACCTGCGCGACCTACGGCTCAGAAACTAA
- a CDS encoding hydroxymethylglutaryl-CoA lyase: MEHVKIIECPRDAMQGIKAFIPAQKKADYIQSLLRVGFDTIDFGSFVSAKAIPQMQDTAEVLSKLDLSRTTSKLLAIIANTQGASAAASHEEIQYLGYPFSISENFQMRNTHKTIAESLITLEEILNIADSSNKEVVAYLSMGFGNPYGDPWNVDIVGEWTQKLSGMGVKILSLSDTVGSSTPDVIDYLFSNLIPEYPGIEFGAHLHTTPEKWFEKIDAAYKAGCRRFDGAIQGFGGCPMAKDDLTGNMPTEKMLSYFTTVKANTETSPMSFESSYNEATKLFGEFH, from the coding sequence ATGGAACACGTTAAAATCATCGAATGTCCGAGAGATGCCATGCAGGGTATCAAAGCCTTTATCCCCGCCCAGAAAAAAGCAGATTATATCCAATCCCTTTTACGTGTTGGTTTCGATACAATTGACTTCGGAAGTTTTGTGTCTGCTAAAGCAATTCCTCAAATGCAGGATACAGCCGAAGTACTATCAAAACTGGACCTGTCAAGAACCACCAGTAAATTATTAGCGATTATTGCCAATACACAGGGGGCATCAGCTGCGGCCAGTCATGAAGAAATCCAGTATTTAGGGTATCCTTTTTCAATATCAGAAAACTTCCAGATGCGTAATACGCATAAAACGATAGCGGAATCACTTATTACGCTCGAAGAAATATTAAATATTGCTGACAGCTCGAATAAAGAAGTTGTGGCTTATTTATCTATGGGATTTGGAAATCCGTATGGTGATCCATGGAATGTAGATATTGTCGGGGAGTGGACTCAGAAATTATCCGGTATGGGCGTAAAAATACTTTCGTTGTCAGACACTGTAGGAAGTTCTACTCCAGACGTGATTGATTATTTGTTCTCTAACCTTATTCCTGAATATCCCGGAATTGAATTTGGTGCCCATCTGCACACTACACCCGAAAAATGGTTTGAGAAAATAGATGCCGCTTACAAGGCTGGATGCCGCCGTTTTGATGGAGCCATCCAGGGATTTGGAGGCTGTCCTATGGCGAAAGATGACCTTACAGGCAATATGCCGACCGAAAAAATGCTATCTTATTTTACGACTGTAAAAGCGAATACGGAAACCAGTCCGATGAGTTTTGAGAGTTCTTATAATGAAGCAACAAAGTTGTTTGGTGAATTTCATTAA
- a CDS encoding DUF1573 domain-containing protein, whose translation MIRKSLCLLAFGALILTASCKDNAASKIDETNLKASEEREAQSGKFPVVEFAEKEHDFGTINEGDKVETVFKVKNIGDADLLIIDAKGSCGCTVPEFQKTPIKPGETTDMKVSFDSNGKPGQQQKSVTLTTNTASGTEQVIIKATVTPKAGGIGVATPAASNTTK comes from the coding sequence ATGATTAGAAAATCTTTATGTTTGTTAGCATTTGGAGCGTTAATTTTAACGGCTTCGTGTAAAGATAATGCAGCAAGTAAAATAGACGAGACAAATCTGAAAGCTTCTGAAGAAAGAGAAGCGCAATCGGGTAAATTTCCAGTGGTGGAATTTGCGGAGAAAGAGCACGATTTCGGAACCATCAATGAAGGTGATAAAGTAGAAACGGTATTTAAAGTGAAAAACATCGGTGATGCAGACCTTTTGATTATTGATGCCAAAGGAAGCTGTGGCTGTACCGTTCCGGAATTCCAAAAAACACCGATTAAACCGGGAGAAACGACTGATATGAAAGTGTCTTTCGATTCTAATGGAAAACCAGGGCAGCAACAAAAATCAGTTACGCTGACTACCAATACTGCTTCAGGAACTGAACAGGTAATTATTAAAGCAACCGTAACGCCAAAAGCTGGCGGAATAGGTGTAGCAACTCCTGCAGCATCAAATACAACAAAATAA